GTGTGACGGCGACGCAGATGGGCGGGCTGAGTGCGACGGATGTGGGCGAGCTGACGGCGACGCAGGTGGGTGGCCTTGCGGCCTCTCAGATCGGTGGCCTGACGGCGACGGGTCTGTCGGCGCTGGATGCGACGCAGATGGGCGCGCTGAGCGCCACGCAGATCGGGGGTGTGACGGCGACGCAGATCCGGGGCCTGACGGCGACGGATGTGTCGGAGCTGAGCGCGACCCAGGTGGGAGCGCTGAACGCGTCGCAGATTGGCGCGCTGAGCGCGACGAATGTCTCGGCGCTGGACGCGACGCAGACGGGGGCGCTGTCGGGCACGCAGCTGCGGGGGCTGAGCACCACGCAGGTGCAGGGTCTGACGACGACGGACCTGGGTGAGCTGAGTGCGACGCAGGTGGGCGCGCTGACGGCCTCGCAGGTGGGTGCGCTGAGCGCGACGAGCCTCTCGGCGCTGGATGCGACGCAGGTGGGGGCGTTGAGCACGACGCAGGTGCGTGGGCTGACCAATGCGCAGCTGGGCGGGCTGAGCACGACGGATGTGGGCGAGCTGAGCGCCACGCAGATCGGCGCCTTGAGCGCGACGCAGCTGGGGGCGCTGGGGGCGACGAACCTGGCGGCGCTGTCGGCCACGCAGATGGGGGGTCTGACGAGCTCGCAGATCGGCGGTCTGACGGCGACGGCGCTGTCTGGGTTTGACGCGACGCAGATGGGCGCCTTGAGCACGACGCAGCTGCGGGGTGTGACGGCGACGCAGATGGGCGGGCTGAGTGCGACGGATGTGGGCGAGCTGACGGCGACGCAGGTGGGTGGCCTTGCGGCCTCTCAGATCGGTGGCCTGACGGCGACGGGTCTGTCGGCGCTGGATGCGACGCAGATGGGCGCGCTGAGCGCCACGCAGATCGGGGGTGTGACGGCGACGCAGATCCGGGGCCTGACGGCGACGGATGTGTCGGAGCTGAGCGCGACCCAGGTGGGAGCGCTGAACGCGTCGCAGATTGGCGCGCTGAGCGCGACGAATGTCTCGGCGCTGGACGCGACGCAGACGGGGGCGCTGTCGGGCACGCAGCTGCGGGGGCTGAGCACCACGCAGGTGCAGGGTCTGACGACGACGGACCTGGGTGAGCTGAGTGCGACGCAGGTGGGCGCGCTGACGGCCTCGCAGGTGGGTGCGCTGAGCGCGACGAGCCTCTCGGCGCTGGATGCGACGCAGGTGGGGGCGTTGAGCACGACGCAGGTGCGTGGGCTGACCAATGCGCAGCTGGGCGGGCTGAGCACGACGGATGTGGGCGAGCTGAGCGCCACGCAGATCGGCGCCTTGAGCGCGACGCAGCTGGGGGCGCTGGGGGCGACGAACCTGGCGGCGCTGTCGGCCACGCAGATGGGGGGTCTGACGAGCTCGCAGATCGGCGGTCTGACGGCGACGGCGCTGTCTGGGTTTGACGCGACGCAGATGGGCGCCTTGAGCACGACGCAGCTGCGGGGTGTGACGGCGACGCAGATGGGCGGGCTGAGTGCGACGGATGTGGGCGAGCTGACGGCGACGCAGGTGGGTGGCCTTGCGGCCTCTCAGATCGGTGGCCTGACGGCGACGGGTCTGTCGGCGCTGGATGCGACGCAGATGGGCGCGCTGAGCGCCACGCAGATCGGGGGTGTGACGGCGACGCAGATCCGGGGCCTGACGGCGACGGATGTGTCGGAGCTGAGCGCGACCCAGGTGGGAGCGCTGAACGCGTCGCAGATTGGCGCGCTGAGCGCGACGAATGTCTCGGCGCTGGACGCGACGCAGACGGGGGCGCTGTCGGGCACGCAGCTGCGGGGGCTGAGCACCACGCAGGTGCAGGGTCTGACGACGACGGACCTGGGTGAGCTGAGTGCGACGCAGGTGGGCGCGCTGACGGCCTCGCAGGTGGGTGCGCTGAGCGCGACGAGCCTCTCGGCGCTGGATGCGACGCAGGTGGGGGCGTTGAGCACGACGCAGGTGCGTGGGCTGACCAATGCGCAGCTGGGCGGGCTGAGCACGACGGATGTGGGCGAGCTGAGCGCCACGCAGATCGGCGCCTTGAGCGCGACGCAGCTGGGGGCGCTGGGGGCGACGAACCTGGCGGCGCTGTCGGCCACGCAGATGGGGGGTCTGACGAGCTCGCAGATCGGCGGTCTGACGGCGACGGCGCTGTCTGGGTTTGACGCGACGCAGATGGGCGCCTTGAGCACGACGCAGCTGCGGGGCGTGACGGCGACGCAGATGGGCGGGCTGAGTGCCACGGATGTGGGCGAGCTGACGGCGACGCAGGTGGGTGGCCTCGCGGCCTCTCAGATCGGTGGCCTGACGGCGACGGGTCTGTCGGCGCTGGATGCGACGCAGATGGGCGCGCTGAGTGCCACGCAGATCGGGGGTGTGACGGCGACGCAGATCCGGGGCCTGACGGCGACGGATGTGTCGGAGCTGAGCGCGACCCAGGTTGAGGCGCTCGGCGTGTCGCAGATCGCGGCACTCTCCGCCACCAACCTCTCCGCCCTGGACGCCACCCAGGTCGGGGCGATGAGCACGCTCCAGCTGCGCGGCATGACCACCACCCAGGTGCAGGGGCTCTCCAGCACGGATATCGGGGAATTCACCGAGACCCAGCTCTCCTCGCTGAGCGGCTCGCAGATTGGCGCGCTCACTGCCACGGTGATCGGCGCGCTGACCACGACCAACCTGGATCCGCTGACCTCGACGCAGATCCGCGCGCTGACCACCACGCAGATCGACCAGCTCTCCACCACCAACATCGCTTCGCTGAACGAGACCCAGCTCGCCGGCTTCGATGCGACCCAGGTGGGCAGCATGTCGGATGAGCAGATCACGGCCTATCTCGGCCTCTGAGGCTGAACAGAGGAGGACAGGATGTCCGAGACCCTCGTCATGACCCTGGCGAACCTGGTGACGGAGGCGCAGCGCCTCACGGCGGCCGGTGAAGGGGCGGCCGCGAGCGGCCTTTACGCCGGCTGGATCGCGGCGAACCCCGCGAACCCGCAGCTCTACATCGCCCATTTCAACCATGCCTGCCTGCAGGGCGATCTGGGCGATGCGTCGGGGGCGCGGGAATCGCTCCAGGCCTGCCTCGCCCTCAACCCCGACTTCCTGCCGGCCAGCATCAACCTGGGCGGGCTGCTGGAGCGGGCGGGCCAGGTGCCGTTGGCGATCGAGCAGTGGCAGGGCGTGGCGCAGCGCGTCGTCGCCGTTACCGGGGCTGCCATCGCCTACAAGCTGACCGCGCTCAAGCAGATCGCCCGCGTCTTGAGCGAGCACCACAAGCCGGCCCTGGCCGAGGCGACGCTGCGCCAATGCCTCGAGCTGCAGCCCGAGCAGCGTGACGTGATCGAGCAGTTCATGGCGTTGCGCCTCGCGCAATGCGCCTGGCCGGTGCTACCCCCCGGCGATGCGGCGGAGCGCCGGCGCCTGCTGCGCGGCACCAGCCCGCTCTCCATGCTGGCCTATACGGATGATCCCTGGCTGCATCTCGGTCTTGCCCACCACTACGCCCGCTGCCTCGTCGATGAGTCGCGCGACCTCTCGGCGCATGACCGGCGGGATGCGCCGATCCTCCTGGAGGGGCGGCGGCTGCGCGTCGGCTATCTCTCCTCCGACCTGCGGGACCACGCGATCGGCACCCTGATGGCCGAGGTGTTCGAGCTGCACGACCGTGGCCGCGTCGAAGTCACGGCCTATTACTGTGGCCCACCCTCCACCGCTCCGCTCCAGGCGCGGATCAAGGCGGCGGTGGAGCACTGGGTGGATATCCGCGAGATGACGGATGACGCGGCTGCGGCGCGCATCGCGGCGGATGGCATCGACATCCTGGTGGATGTGAACGGCTACACGCGTGACGCCCGCACGGCGATCTTCGCGCGGCGGCCCGCGCCGGTGCAGGTGAACTGGCTCGGCTATCCCGGCACGCTCGGCACGCCGTGGCACCACTACATCATCGCCGATGCCTGGATCATCCCGCCCGAGGCCGAGCCGCATTACTCCGAGCGCGTGCTGCGGCTGCCCTGCTACCAGCCCAATGACCGCAAGCGCGTCATCGCCGCCACGCCCAGCCGGGCGGCGGCGGGGCTGCCCGGGCAGGGCTTCGTCTTCTGCTGCTTCAACGCCTCGCAGAAGCTCTCCCGCTTCACGCTGGAGCGCTGGATGCAGATCCTGCTGGCCGTGCCGGGCAGCGTGCTCTGGCTGCTGGATTCGGGCGAGGAGATGCGCGCCAACCTGGCCGCCTTCGCGGCCGCGCGCGGCGTGGCGGAGGGGCGGATCGTGTTCGCGCCCAAGCTCAACAACCCCGAGCACCTCGCGCGCTACCGCCTGGCGGATCTCTTCCTCGATTCCGTGCCCTATGGCGCCCACACCACCGCGTCCGACGCGCTCTGGCTCGGCGTGCCGGTGCTGACGCTCTCGGGCCGCGGCTTTGCTTCGCGCGTCTGCGGCAGCCTGGTGCGTGCGGCGGGCCTGCCCGGCATGGTCTGCGCCACGCCCGACGAATATGTCCGCCGCGCCATCGCCCTGGCGCAGGACCCGGTCGAGCTGGCCCGGCACCGGCGGACCCTCGCGGCGCGGCGGGACCGCTGCGACCTCTTCAACATGGAGAAGCTGGTGAAGCGGCTGGAGGCGCTGTTCCATCAGGCCGCGCGGACGCACCAGGCAGGCCGCACGCCGGTGCCCCGGCTCGACAACCTCGATTCCTATCTCGAGATCGGCGCATCGCTCGATCACGAGGCCGAGGAGATGCTGGCCCTGCCTGACCCGGACGGCCTCTATCGCGCGCGCCTTGCGCGCCGCCATGCGGTGCGGCCGATGCCGCCGGATGGGCGCCTCTGGCCCTGATCAGTCGGCCGCCGGCAGGCTCGTCATGTCGAAGCCGTGGAAGAGCGAGAGGAAGAGGAAGGGGTTGGGCTGCCAGCGCGGATACATCACGTTGTTGATGTCCGCCGTGGTGTCGAACCAACCGAAGCGGGCGGTGCTGGCGTTCCAGCAGGCCTGCAGCCCGCATTGGTCGATCCAGCGGGTGACATGTGGCCCAGCGAGCGCCGCCTCCAGGTAACCCTGCAATCCGGCGAGGAAGGCGCGGGCGGGCGCGGTGGGGAAAGCCAGCAGCAGGTTGGCCGTGATGTGGCTGCCGAAGGCGATGCTGGCCTCGTTGCGGTTGAGCACGATGTCCGTTCCTGCGAAACGCGCCAGCAGCTCGCCGGCGCCACGCTGGAGCACCGCGTCAATGTCGGAGACGAGGACGGGCAGTTCCAGCTCCTCCAGGACGCGGCGCGCGATGGCGAAGCGCGTGCACTGGAAATGGGCCACGGGCAGGGCGCGTGGGCCATCGCTGTCATGGCATTGGGTGGTGACGGCGGCGGGGCAGAAGTCGTCGGCGCTGTAGAGGATGCGGGGATCGGGCATCTCCATCAGCCGGATCAGCGCGGGAAGCTGCCGCGCGCCACCGATGACGTGCACCAGGATCACGCAGGGCAGGTCCGTGTTCCGCAGGATGGAGGCGAGATAGGCCCGGCCATAGAGGCGCAGATAGGCGGCATCCGCCGCCACGACGAAGGCGACCTTCGCATCGCGCGCCTGCCGGCGCAGCCCTGCCCAGCCGAGCGGCCGGCCCGCAGCACGGTGGAGCGCCGCAACGGGCAGTGGCGCGGCCTCCCGCCCCAGCAGCCGGGTGTCGGCCGCCTCCGACAGATGGCGGTAGTGCCGGGCCCAGTGTCGCGCCTCGCCCTCGGGAAGTGCGGTGGGTTCCACCATCCGCGCGGCGGCCACCAGGGCCTGGAGGGCGGCACGGCTCGCCTCGTCGAGCGGGCGCAGCAGATGGAGGCTGATGGCGCGATGCGCCTCATGCAGGCGGCGCAGCGGATGGATGGCGCCCTCCGGCGCGAGGGCGAGGCCGCTGCGCGCGGTGAGTTCCTGCGCCCGGTCCCCCGTGGCCTCGGCCTGCTCCAGGCGGATCAGGTTGGCGCCGACATGCCGGGGGTCGAGCGCCAGCAGGGCGGCCGCGAAGCGCGCCGCGCGCGCGCCCTGGCCGAGCTGCCGGTTGCAGGCCAGCGCCGCTTCCAGCACCGCCGGGTTGTCCGGCTGGAAGCGGGCGAGGGCGGCGGCCAGGCTCTCGGCGCGCGCCACGTCGCCCGCCGCGATGGCCTGGTTGAAGGCGGCCAGCGCCCCCGTGGCCGCGCGCTGCCCGGCCGCGTCGCCATGGGCGAGGCCGAGCGCCTCGGCCCATTCGCCCATCTCCAGGAGGCGTTCGATCAGGGCGGCGCGGGCGGGCGGATGCGATGGCG
This region of Sediminicoccus rosea genomic DNA includes:
- a CDS encoding beta strand repeat-containing protein, which codes for MSISLLSTNQIRALTTTSVAALSTTQISALTTTQIGALSSSAVETMSATQIGALSTSQVRGLTATQIPYLSAQLSFSGDQLAVLGEFQLRALTTTQLSGLDATKVAALTTSQIRALSTTQLGALTATDIGEFTSTQVRALTVSQVGALASTQVAALSTTQLTGLTASQIGGLTATGLSALDATQMGALSATQIGGVTATQIRGLTATDVSELSATQVGALNASQIGALSATNVSALDATQTGALSGTQLRGLSTTQVQGLTTTDLGELSATQVGALTASQVGALSATSLSALDATQVGALSTTQVRGLTNAQLGGLSTTDVGELSATQIGALSATQLGALGATNLAALSATQMGGLTSSQIGGLTATALSGFDATQMGALSTTQLRGVTATQMGGLSATDVGELTATQVGGLAASQIGGLTATGLSALDATQMGALSATQIGGVTATQIRGLTATDVSELSATQVGALNASQIGALSATNVSALDATQTGALSGTQLRGLSTTQVQGLTTTDLGELSATQVGALTASQVGALSATSLSALDATQVGALSTTQVRGLTNAQLGGLSTTDVGELSATQIGALSATQLGALGATNLAALSATQMGGLTSSQIGGLTATALSGFDATQMGALSTTQLRGVTATQMGGLSATDVGELTATQVGGLAASQIGGLTATGLSALDATQMGALSATQIGGVTATQIRGLTATDVSELSATQVGALNASQIGALSATNVSALDATQTGALSGTQLRGLSTTQVQGLTTTDLGELSATQVGALTASQVGALSATSLSALDATQVGALSTTQVRGLTNAQLGGLSTTDVGELSATQIGALSATQLGALGATNLAALSATQMGGLTSSQIGGLTATALSGFDATQMGALSTTQLRGVTATQMGGLSATDVGELTATQVGGLAASQIGGLTATGLSALDATQMGALSATQIGGVTATQIRGLTATDVSELSATQVGALNASQIGALSATNVSALDATQTGALSGTQLRGLSTTQVQGLTTTDLGELSATQVGALTASQVGALSATSLSALDATQVGALSTTQVRGLTNAQLGGLSTTDVGELSATQIGALSATQLGALGATNLAALSATQMGGLTSSQIGGLTATALSGFDATQMGALSTTQLRGVTATQMGGLSATDVGELTATQVGGLAASQIGGLTATGLSALDATQMGALSATQIGGVTATQIRGLTATDVSELSATQVEALGVSQIAALSATNLSALDATQVGAMSTLQLRGMTTTQVQGLSSTDIGEFTETQLSSLSGSQIGALTATVIGALTTTNLDPLTSTQIRALTTTQIDQLSTTNIASLNETQLAGFDATQVGSMSDEQITAYLGL
- a CDS encoding O-linked N-acetylglucosamine transferase, SPINDLY family protein, with the translated sequence MSETLVMTLANLVTEAQRLTAAGEGAAASGLYAGWIAANPANPQLYIAHFNHACLQGDLGDASGARESLQACLALNPDFLPASINLGGLLERAGQVPLAIEQWQGVAQRVVAVTGAAIAYKLTALKQIARVLSEHHKPALAEATLRQCLELQPEQRDVIEQFMALRLAQCAWPVLPPGDAAERRRLLRGTSPLSMLAYTDDPWLHLGLAHHYARCLVDESRDLSAHDRRDAPILLEGRRLRVGYLSSDLRDHAIGTLMAEVFELHDRGRVEVTAYYCGPPSTAPLQARIKAAVEHWVDIREMTDDAAAARIAADGIDILVDVNGYTRDARTAIFARRPAPVQVNWLGYPGTLGTPWHHYIIADAWIIPPEAEPHYSERVLRLPCYQPNDRKRVIAATPSRAAAGLPGQGFVFCCFNASQKLSRFTLERWMQILLAVPGSVLWLLDSGEEMRANLAAFAAARGVAEGRIVFAPKLNNPEHLARYRLADLFLDSVPYGAHTTASDALWLGVPVLTLSGRGFASRVCGSLVRAAGLPGMVCATPDEYVRRAIALAQDPVELARHRRTLAARRDRCDLFNMEKLVKRLEALFHQAARTHQAGRTPVPRLDNLDSYLEIGASLDHEAEEMLALPDPDGLYRARLARRHAVRPMPPDGRLWP